A single genomic interval of Amblyomma americanum isolate KBUSLIRL-KWMA chromosome 11, ASM5285725v1, whole genome shotgun sequence harbors:
- the LOC144111156 gene encoding uncharacterized protein LOC144111156, translated as MEDQRALEDVRSGSRAGIRRDPLRAPLPRRGRRLAHRHLGQERASVRGSAAAATSMTVPPTAAAAPRPLLPLLLLLLALSPGAGGDAQRGSPLLLPDVKFSCRGRATGYYADVELRCSVFHYCGPEADRYSFVCPPKSTFNQRLLMCDYEPGAAELCPHSESYYNVTTATRSTTPRVRKPVTRPPTTTTEPPTTVPPTTVAVFGKPRVTTPAVSNDEDEWLDDDGGGGNETAAVNETRWSQPVQQDEGGWLPSEPFDRQALFESLHESGVTYEEPRSSGDSGANSFVVYDPSELGRPFYYQPEPAGYELSDEPPRSSYEQSMGPPRPSYEQSMGPPRPSYEQPMEPPRPPWQPMAQVLLGRPDGSYHKTPSGYFEFRHRASRRRARSTRVKRQLLLSRFFKRQPLRPPPPPREEEWLPSVHFPLKSFFPVVHEPAWPPFRLPPPKGAAAAPPPFRGPRPSRPMHVFGGGRPPMPHPENFMPPFNPEMRPWSQLGVSYLPESMFVPAHVMHNSGPPTSPPLTEPPPMRPPLLTHPPMRPPMTHPPMPHPSMTRSPVSRSPPRKKPSRRRRPTPTRAPPTSTPFTKENRTYSWYGGWTTMPPRATPARPQRPTQLTPFVPTLPPRAPTQPKPLPPSTQPRPPPPPTTSAKPKPAQSRPASPKSTATLKLSGTTPFSWERLRTTTARPSTTPRPATVVRVFSNKIGSSVMATAGTPRTTTARPTTAADVKDNVIGNGRDRGFPFEFFTDINKLLERSTPQPQPVYKPPTASREPVTEVVTAISFSESAPAAA; from the coding sequence ATGGAAGACCAGCGCGCCCTGGAAGATGTGCGCTCCGGAAGCAGAGCAGGCATTCGCCGTGACCCGCTTCGCGCTCCACTTCCTCGTCGCGGTCGTCGGCTGGCCCACCGCCATCTGGGTCAAGAGCGGGCCAGCGTCCGCGGCAGCGCTGCGGCCGCCACTAGCATGACGGTCCCGCCGACGGCTGCCGCCGCTCCTCggccgttgctgccgctgctgctgctgctgctggcgctgtcGCCGGGCGCCGGCGGCGACGCGCAGCGCGGCagcccgctgctgctgcctgacGTCAAGTTCAGCTGCCGAGGCCGTGCGACCGGCTACTACGCGGACGTGGAGCTGCGCTGCAGCGTGTTCCACTACTGCGGCCCGGAGGCCGACCGCTACTCGTTCGTGTGCCCGCCAAAGTCCACCTTCAACCAGCGGCTGCTGATGTGCGACTACGAGCCTGGCGCCGCGGAGCTGTGCCCGCACTCGGAGAGCTACTACAATGTCACCACCGCCACTAGAAGCACGACACCGCGGGTCCGCAAGCCGGTGACAAGACCACCGACGACGACCACGGAGCCGCCGACCACCGTGCCGCCCACGACGGTGGCCGTGTTTGGCAAGCCGCGCGTTACCACCCCCGCGGTGAGCAATGACGAGGACGAGTGGCTGGACGACGACGGCGGCGGCGGGAACGAGACCGCCGCAGTCAACGAGACGCGCTGGTCGCAACCGGTGCAGCAAGACGAGGGCGGCTGGCTGCCTTCGGAGCCCTTCGACCGCCAGGCCCTGTTTGAGAGCCTGCACGAAAGCGGCGTCACCTATGAGGAGCCCCGCTCCTCCGGTGACTCGGGGGCCAACTCTTTCGTGGTGTACGACCCTAGTGAGCTGGGACGTCCCTTCTACTACCAGCCGGAGCCGGCTGGCTACGAGCTGTCCGATGAACCACCGCGATCAAGCTACGAGCAGTCCATGGGACCACCGCGGCCCAGCTACGAGCAGTCCATGGGACCACCGCGGCCCAGCTACGAGCAGCCCATGGAACCACCGCGGCCGCCTTGGCAGCCCATGGCCCAAGTGCTGCTAGGCAGGCCCGACGGTAGCTACCACAAGACTCCTTCGGGATACTTCGAGTTCCGCCACAGGGCGTCGCGTAGGCGGGCCCGTTCGACGCGTGTCAAGCGCCAGCTGCTGCTTTCTCGCTTCTTCAAGCGGCAGCCGCTGCGCCCACCACCGCCCCCTAGGGAAGAAGAGTGGCTGCCCAGCGTCCACTTCCCGCTCAAGAGCTTCTTCCCCGTCGTGCACGAGCCGGCGTGGCCGCCGTTCCGTCTGCCACCCCCCAAGGGTGCCGCCGCCGCACCTCCGCCCTTCCGAGGTCCTCGTCCTTCGAGGCCCATGCACGTCTTCGGAGGAGGGCGCCCGCCCATGCCGCACCCGGAGAATTTCATGCCGCCGTTCAATCCAGAAATGCGGCCCTGGTCTCAGCTAGGCGTGTCCTACCTGCCGGAGTCGATGTTTGTGCCAGCGCACGTGATGCACAACTCCGGTCCGCCGACGTCACCCCCGCTGACCGAGCCACCGCCAATGCGCCCGCCATTGTTGACACACCCGCCAATGCGCCCGCCAATGACGCACCCGCCGATGCCGCACCCGTCGATGACACGCTCGCCAGTTTCGCGCTCACCGCCAAGGAAGAAGCCcagtcggcggcggcggcccaCACCGACGCGTGCCCCTCCTACTAGCACACCGTTCACGAAGGAGAACCGCACGTACAGCTGGTACGGCGGATGGACTACCATGCCTCCCAGGGCCACCCCAGCGAGGCCGCAGAGGCCCACGCAGTTAACACCGTTCGTGCCCACGTTGCCACCCAGAGCACCCACGCAACCTAAGCCATTGCCGCCCAGTACGCAACCTAGGCCGCCGCCGCCACCCACCACGTCCGCAAAACCCAAGCCAGCGCAGTCCAGGCCCGCGTCGCCCAAGTCAACGGCGACGCTTAAGCTCagcgggacgacgcccttcagcTGGGAACGCCTGCGGACGACCACCGCGAGGCCGTCCACGACGCCTCGCCCCGCGACCGTTGTGCGCGTGTTCAGCAACAAGATCGGCTCTTCAGTCATGGCCACGGCAGGCACACCGAGGACCACGACGGCACggccgaccacggcggccgacGTCAAGGACAACGTGATCGGTAACGGCCGGGACCGGGGCTTCCCCTTCGAGTTCTTCACTGACATCAACAAGCTGCTGGAGCGCAGCACCCCGCAGCCGCAGCCCGTGTACAAGCCGCCTACTGCTAGCCGCGAGCCCGTCACCGAGGTGGTGACAGCCATCTCCTTCAGCGAATCTGCACCGGCGGCTGCGTGA